A stretch of Pseudomonas taetrolens DNA encodes these proteins:
- the def gene encoding peptide deformylase: protein MAILNILEFPDSRLRTIAKPVAVVDDEVRQLIEDMFETMYEAPGIGLAATQVNVHKRIVVMDLSEDRSEPMVFINPEFETLTDEMDQYQEGCLSVPGYYENVDRPQRVKINALDRDGKPFEMIAEGLLAVCIQHECDHLNGKLFVDYLSTLKRDRIKKKLEKLHRQNA, encoded by the coding sequence ATGGCCATTTTAAACATCCTCGAATTCCCAGACTCGCGACTGCGCACTATCGCCAAACCCGTGGCGGTTGTGGACGACGAAGTCCGTCAGTTGATCGAAGACATGTTTGAAACCATGTACGAGGCGCCAGGCATCGGCCTGGCAGCGACTCAGGTCAACGTCCATAAACGCATCGTGGTCATGGACCTGAGCGAAGACCGCAGCGAACCAATGGTTTTCATCAACCCCGAGTTCGAAACCCTGACCGACGAGATGGACCAGTACCAGGAAGGCTGCCTTTCGGTACCGGGCTACTACGAAAACGTTGACCGTCCACAGCGTGTGAAAATCAACGCGCTGGACCGTGACGGAAAACCGTTCGAAATGATCGCCGAAGGCCTGCTGGCGGTGTGCATTCAACATGAATGCGACCACCTCAACGGCAAGCTCTTCGTCGATTATCTGTCTACGCTCAAGCGTGACCGCATCAAGAAGAAGCTGGAAAAACTGCACCGCCAGAACGCTT
- the dprA gene encoding DNA-processing protein DprA — protein sequence MPLSEISPAELEARLRLQRLPEVGPRRYYTLFSAFGSASSALCAPATAWRALGLPAVCAEARRSPQVRDGASAALRWLEGSSQHLLLHDQPDYPGLLGELSDAPPLLFVAGEPSILEKPQLAMVGSRRASRPGLDTTAAFSRCLAGAGFVITSGLALGVDGAAHHAALEAGGQTVGVLGTGLQKLYPQRHRALADAMIASGSAVVSEFPLDAGPLAGNFPRRNRIISGLSLGVLVVEASVASGSLITARLAAEQGREVYAIPGSIHHPGARGCHQLIREGATLVETVEHILEGLQGWRSMPLTTADLFTPSCHPLVQLLQAAPCTTEALVSASGWELPQLLAALTELELQGHVVLEGGRWFARAS from the coding sequence ATGCCGCTGTCTGAAATTTCACCCGCCGAGCTGGAAGCCCGCTTGCGTTTGCAGCGTTTGCCCGAGGTGGGCCCGCGTCGCTATTACACCTTGTTCAGTGCCTTTGGTTCGGCCAGTTCGGCGCTCTGTGCACCTGCCACTGCATGGCGGGCGCTGGGGCTGCCGGCGGTCTGTGCCGAAGCGCGCCGCAGTCCTCAGGTTCGTGACGGCGCCAGCGCTGCATTGCGCTGGCTTGAGGGCTCCAGCCAACATCTGTTGTTACACGACCAGCCCGATTACCCGGGCTTGTTGGGTGAACTCAGCGATGCTCCGCCGTTGTTATTCGTCGCGGGCGAGCCTTCGATTCTGGAGAAGCCGCAACTGGCAATGGTGGGTAGCCGACGTGCCTCCAGGCCGGGGCTGGACACCACAGCAGCCTTTTCCCGTTGCCTGGCGGGGGCAGGTTTTGTGATTACCAGCGGCCTCGCGCTCGGCGTCGATGGTGCTGCCCATCACGCGGCGCTGGAGGCTGGCGGACAGACAGTGGGTGTCCTTGGCACGGGGCTGCAAAAACTTTATCCACAGCGCCATCGCGCTCTGGCGGACGCGATGATTGCCAGTGGCAGCGCAGTGGTGTCGGAGTTCCCGCTGGATGCCGGGCCGCTGGCGGGGAATTTCCCGCGACGTAACCGAATCATCAGCGGTTTATCGTTGGGTGTATTGGTGGTTGAAGCCAGTGTGGCCAGTGGTTCACTGATCACTGCGCGTCTGGCTGCAGAGCAAGGTCGCGAGGTGTACGCCATCCCGGGGTCGATTCATCACCCCGGCGCACGCGGCTGCCACCAGTTGATTCGTGAAGGTGCCACCTTGGTCGAAACCGTTGAACACATCCTCGAAGGCTTGCAGGGCTGGCGCTCAATGCCGTTAACCACTGCTGATCTGTTTACGCCAAGTTGTCATCCGTTAGTGCAATTGTTGCAGGCTGCGCCCTGCACCACTGAAGCGCTG